A stretch of Acropora muricata isolate sample 2 chromosome 7, ASM3666990v1, whole genome shotgun sequence DNA encodes these proteins:
- the LOC136923507 gene encoding uncharacterized protein: protein MTTLSWFWTVFTICHIVEKTMAKQCPSERSISGWMLQRHVYKTILANIGLHCLPSCGTDDRCQSFNFVMSSHMCEFNDRTREAKPEDFIPDPDRYYFRKPINRVPLGSIPELAAESCKEIKMSEEEATSGKYWLSSIKPGIPLFAFCNMTTEDINECTASSPVCHLSAQCNNTLGSYRCICNPGYTYNGKRCTDINECTSSPSACDVNAQCTNTIGSYRCACNPGYTGNGKTCVDIDECTFLPSACHVNAQCTNTIGSYRCACSPGYTGDGKSCTDINECTSSPPVCHVKAQCTNTVGSYQCVCNPGYTGNGKTCSDVNECNLSPSACHVNAQCTNTVGSYQCTCNPGHTGNGKTCSDINECTASPSVCHVNAQCTNTIGSYRCTCNSGYTGNGKTCPDINECTASPSVCHVYAQCTNIMGSYRCSCNPGYTGNGKTCTAPRVQAQTTCSSNLLVKNVNNQNGLIQSSVTTSYRSNMTCKWTLSADTKLELVFVGPFSTQSCCDFVYVYDGSSSSSRLIGKFSGSSRPGPIVSSSNQLHVRFTSDASIEQYGFKATYRVLNQGSIRLRGGGLHYGRVEIFYNDQWGTVCDDGWDIDDAHVVCRQLGFSRLVSNAYTGAHYGQGTGPIWMDDVACSGSESHLYDCRQRGWGSHDCTHSKDSSVLCRYGSSNLRLAGGGYNHGRVEVYHNGTWGTVCDDAWDINDAHVVCRQLGFSSAAYQYHGAHYGQGSGRIWLDNLRCHGGEVSLSSCPHNGWGSHNCNHGEDASVICSTT from the exons ATGACCACTCTTTCCTGGTTCTGGACTGTTTTTACGATTTGTCATATTGTTGAGAAAACGATGGCTAAGCAGTGCCCATCTGAAAGGTCCATCAGTGGATGGATGTTGCAACGACACGTCTACAAAACAATATTGGCCAATATTGGCCTTCACTGTTTGCCAAGCTGCGGTACAGATGACCGTTGCCagagcttcaattttgtgatgTCTTCTCATATGTGTGAATTCAATGATCGAACTAGAGAAGCCAAACCTGAAGATTTCATTCCTGATCCAGACAGATATTATTTCAGAAAACCTATCAATCGAG TCCCACTGGGTTCTATCCCTGAGCTAGCAGCGGAGTCATGTAAGGAAATTAAGATGAGCGAGGAAGAGGCTACTAGCGGCAAGTACTGGCTGTCTTCGATTAAGCCGGGTATTCCattatttgcattttgcaaCATGACGACTGAAG aTATAAATGAATGCACCGCTTCGTCTCCCGTCTGTCACTTGAGCGCGCAGTGCAACAATACTCTTGGTTCATACCGCTGCATTTGTAACCCTGGGTACACTTATAACGGGAAAAGATGTACAG ATATTAACGAATGCACCTCTTCGCCTTCCGCCTGTGACGTGAACGCCCAGTGCACCAATACTATTGGTTCATACCGCTGTGCCTGCAACCCTGGATACACTGGTAACGGAAAAACATGCGTGG ATATTGACGAATGCACCTTTTTGCCTTCcgcctgtcacgtgaacgcCCAATGCACCAATACTATTGGCTCTTACCGCTGTGCTTGCAGCCCTGGGTACACTGGTGACGGAAAATCTTGTACAG atattaatgaatgcacCTCCTCGCCTCCCGTCTGTCATGTGAAGGCGCAATGCACAAACACTGTTGGCTCGTACCAATGTGTTTGCAACcctgggtacactggtaacgggaaAACATGTTCAG ATGTCAATGAATGCAACCTTTCGCCTTCcgcctgtcacgtgaacgcCCAATGCACCAACACTGTTGGCTCGTACCAATGTACTTGCAACCCTGGGCACACTGGTAACGGGAAAACATGTTCAG ACATTAATGAGTGCACCGCTTCTCCTTCCGtctgtcacgtgaacgcgcaaTGCACgaatactattggctcataccgctgtaCTTGCAACtctgggtacactggtaacgggaaAACATGCCCAG ATATTAATGAGTGCACCGCTTCTCCTTCCGTCTGTCACGTTTACGCGCAATGCACCAATATTATGGGCTCATACCGCTGTTCTTGCAACcctgggtacactggtaacgggaaAACATGCACAG CGCCAAGAGTACAGGCACAAACCACGTGTTCAAGTAATCTTCTGGTAAAGAACGTAAACAACCAAAACGGACTAATTCAGTCCAGTGTAACCACAAGCTATCGTTCCAACATGACCTGCAAATGGACTTTATCAGCAGATACAAAATTAGAACTCGTTTTTGTTGGCCCATTTTCGACGCAAAGCTGTTGTGACTTCGTGTACGTCTACGATGGAAGCTCATCGTCCTCTCGCCTTATTGGTAAATTCAGCGGTAGTTCTCGACCTGGGCCAATCGTGAGCTCTTCGAACCAACTGCATGTTAGATTTACATCAGACGCCTCTATTGAACAATACGGGTTTAAAGCAACTTATAGAG TTCTCAATCAAGGATCCATTCGTCTGCGGGGAGGTGGTTTGCATTATGGCAGAGTTGAAATCTTCTACAATGACCAATGGGGAACAGTTTGCGATGATGGTTGGGACATCGATGACGCTCACGTGGTTTGCAGACAGCTTGGCTTTTCAAGGCTGGTTTCCAATGCCTACACTGGTGCCCACTATGGCCAAGGGACTGGACCTATTTGGATGGATGACGTGGCGTGTTCAGGCAGCGAATCACATCTCTACGATTGCAGGCAACGTGGATGGGGCTCCCATGATTGCACTCACAGCAAAGACTCGAGCGTGCTTTGTCGATACGGCTCATCTAACCTTCGTCTGGCCGGTGGTGGTTATAACCATGGCCGAGTTGAAGTTTACCACAATGGAACATGGGGCACAGTGTGTGATGATGCCTGGGATATCAATGATGCCCATGTTGTGTGTCGCCAGCTTGGATTCTCCAGCGCAGCTTACCAGTACCACGGTGCGCATTACGGCCAAGGCTCCGGGAGAATTTGGTTGGATAATCTAAGGTGCCATGGTGGGGAGGTATCGTTATCTTCTTGCCCTCACAATGGCTGGGGGAGCCACAACTGTAATCACGGTGAAGATGCAAGTGTGATTTGCTCCACCACCTAA
- the LOC136923547 gene encoding neurotrypsin-like, with protein MDCEWTLSADTKLELVFVGRFITESNADFVYVYDGNSSSARLIGRFSGSSRPGPSVSSSNQLHVRFTSNGSSQHYGFKATYRVLNQGSVRLRGGGLHYGRVEIFYNDQWGTVCDDGWDINDAHVVCRQLGFSRLASNAYTGAHFGQGTGLIWMVDVACSGSESHLYDCRQRGWGSHDCTHSKDSSVRCRYGSSNLRLAGGGYYYGRVEVYHNGTWGTVCDDAWDINDAHVVCRQLGFSSAAYQYHRAQYGQGSGKIWLDDLRCHGGEASLSSCPHRGWGSHNCGHHEDASVNCTTT; from the exons ATGGACTGTGAGTGGACTCTATCAGCTGATACAAAATTAGAACTCGTTTTTGTTGGACGATTTATTACGGAAAGCAATGCTGACTTCGTGTATGTGTACGATGGAAACTCATCGTCAGCGCGTCTTATTGGTCGATTCAGCGGTAGTTCTCGACCTGGGCCAAGCGTGAGCTCTTCGAACCAACTTCACGTTAGATTTACATCAAACGGCTCCTCTCAGCACTACGGGTTCAAAGCAACATATAGAG TTCTCAATCAAGGATCCGTTCGTCTGAGGGGAGGTGGTTTGCATTATGGCAGAGTTGAAATCTTCTACAATGACCAATGGGGAACAGTTTGCGATGATGGTTGGGACATCAATGACGCTCACGTGGTTTGCAGACAGCTTGGCTTTTCAAGGCTGGCTTCCAATGCCTACACTGGCGCCCATTTTGGCCAAGGGACTGGACTTATTTGGATGGTTGACGTGGCGTGTTCAGGCAGCGAATCACATCTCTACGATTGCAGACAACGTGGATGGGGCTCCCATGACTGCACTCACAGCAAAGACTCGAGCGTGCGTTGTCGATACGGCTCATCTAACCTTCGTTTGGCCGGTGGTGGTTATTACTATGGCCGTGTTGAAGTTTACCACAATGGGACATGGGGCACAGTGTGTGATGATGCCTGGGATATCAATGACGCCCATGTAGTGTGTCGCCAGCTTGGATTCTCCAGCGCAGCTTACCAGTACCACAGAGCACAATATGGCCAAGGCTCAGGGAAAATTTGGTTGGATGATCTAAGGTGCCATGGAGGGGAGGCATCGTTATCTTCCTGCCCTCACCGTGGCTGGGGAAGCCACAACTGTGGTCACCATGAAGATGCAAGTGTGAATTGCACCACCACCTAA
- the LOC136923551 gene encoding uncharacterized protein has protein sequence MADLSQKLKRKSRKSSSTSSEEDNRPSEDKRSKFDLSEEDCGIDEVHSILEMAEDVLPKLEIVLKKLEAMETKLDNLEGYVKNVDAKVSALTMKVETLEVTTRNAMKSIEELDRGLAFLNEVEELKKLEKDCTALRQEVLYMGVYQRRENLRFYGIEEDPEGAEDTRQVLIDFLQSELGIEDASDIEFQRVHRIGPFNQQASKPRQIIARFLRYPDRERVMSNARILKGKHFGISADLPKEIVDRRKKLLPKFFAAKKAGKAAYFRRAEPDKLFIDGRLFST, from the coding sequence ATGGCAGATCTATCTCAAAAACTTAAAAGGAAAAGCAGAAAGAGTAGCTCTACGTCTAGCGAAGAGGACAACCGACCATCTGAAGATAAAAGATCGAAATTTGACCTGTCAGAGGAAGATTGCGGAATCGACGAAGTTCATTCAATACTAGAAATGGCGGAAGACGTGCTGCCTAAACTTGAAATTGTTCTGAAAAAACTGGAGGCAATGGAAACAAAACTCGACAATCTTGAAGGCTATGTCAAAAACGTGGACGCTAAAGTGAGCGCGCTAACTATGAAAGTGGAAACTCTGGAGGTGACAACAAGAAATGCAATGAAGTCTATCGAAGAGCTTGACAGAGGATTGGCATTCCTGAACGAGGTCGAGGAGCTAAAGAAATTGGAGAaagactgcactgctctcagacaAGAAGTTCTCTATATGGGAGTTTACCAAAGGAGGGAAAACCTTCGTTTCTATGGTATTGAAGAAGACCCTGAGGGCGCAGAAGACACGCGGCAAGTGTTGATAGATTTCTTGCAATCAGAGCTTGGCATCGAGGATGCTAGCGATATAGAATTCCAGAGAGTTCACAGAATTGGTCCCTTTAACCAACAAGCGTCCAAACCTAGACAGATCATTGCACGTTTTCTCCGCTATCCGGATCGTGagagagtcatgagcaacgctaggATTTTGAAAGGTAAACATTTTGGAATATCTGCTGATTTgccaaaagaaattgttgatcGAAGAAAGAAGCTGCTGCCAAAGTTTTTTGCGGCAAAGAAGGCGGGCAAGGCGGCCTATTTTAGGAGAGCTGAGCCTGATAAATTGTTTATCGACGGCAGATTATTTTCGACCTAG